A segment of the Ipomoea triloba cultivar NCNSP0323 chromosome 1, ASM357664v1 genome:
GGAGACCTTAAAGATTCTATTGGAAGGGCTTCTCCGAATTCTGTTAGACCAACAGAATTGAAGTGAAACCAAATTCAAAAGTGGGAGCTGGACTCCATCAGAAGAGGGTAGCCGGCTATCCTCTCTTCTTATTCatcactttatttttattttaatcaagATTTTTCCAGGAAGGGTTGTTTTCTGTGGACCCTCGTCCTCGTAATATTTGGTTGGCGGAGAAAAGTCCGTTTCTTTACACAGTTTAGAATCTTTCTACGCTCCGACCTCATAACTTCTTTTGGTTTGTCAAACAGTCAAAGTTTTGCCCGCGTTACTCACGCCAGCAAGAACATTAGGGAACAAGACTCCTTTATACAATTTTACGAAATCTATCAATCAAACTTGATAGTAATTTCCGTCCATATTTAATGCAATGCATAAAGCTATTCGTAATATTCtttcaatcaagacttttagtgataaactttaaatttgtttatactatcttacaatttttaaaactttggccctgtttgataaataatcaacctatcagccaattttgacttatttgaccactattagttgtttggctattaagctttttgtaactccaaaatgttaaaattcaaaaggctactcaaagccgccttttcaattagctttttgagaaaataaattataccaaacagctaccagctaacagctaatttatcaaacaactttctacaatcagctaatgttatcaaaaaatcataccttctaattCAAACAGCCAATCCAAACAAGACCtttatcaattttataaaagtctatagaacaaacatttataaatttttaaaaactttttcatattaaaaagtctacaaaaatcattaaaactttaaattaaatatacacttataaataattcacaaattcCATTAATACGttatttatgattttctttacataaacttttataatataaatataattttcttataaaatattaaaaaaggaaagtaaagaaaagaaaggataaaaattaatatattggaATCTATTTGGGTCAGAAATAGTCAAATACATAGGGAATTGACCACAATTGCAACAATCTCATTTGTATAATAAATTAGTGTCACATGGTTGTAGCGAAATATTggagttttttaaattttaatttttttcgaAATCATAAACAAGTATCtgtccatttaaaaaaaaaaaaagtattcgtCTGTTTAGTTTATCGTCGTTCGGAATAGTTTTTTGACAACTACAACAACGATATAAGAAAGCGTCCCACCAATACAATTACACTTCAACATCATTCAACTCTATTTTCCTCTATAAATGTTGTTGTAACCAATAGCAAAATTTAGTTTTGTTCATAACAATGATAAATTTTTTCTATGATTTTTTATAGATGTGtgaataaaaagataaaaattatatatatatatatatatatatatatatatatatatatatatatatatatatattatgagtatttatgtAAGTTCTAAAACACCACAAAATTTGAcattaatatatacaaatttgtatggtttaataagaaaaaaatatttaggaaAAGTTACAAAGTTTGGAATTGAAAGATTGAATTtcaactaataaaaaataaaaataatatactagttaaaataaaaataacaaatacaGCTTGTTTGCGAGCTTTCATTGCTTGAAAGCTTGAAATGCGCGATggacaaacaaacaaaattaaggcctgtttggcagagcttattttaagctactaataagttataagctctgtttgataatattctcaaaataagctagtagcttaaaataagagcttattttaaaaCGCTGCTTGggatagcttttcaaaataagctagtagcttttttccatctttatccttgttattttaaataaatgacatcctttacccctctcaattaaaaccctcctgacattttctttttattatgtttggttgtaattttagtttgatatttatgtttgaatattaaattttgtatgaactaatcttatgaattataaatttttttttttactttatatattttcaaatatatgttcttactttatattttatttaaatatattgatttcattattttatattttaatatataaacaaacctatttaaatttaaaattatttaaattgtatgaagatgtcctttttagtctttttacatttatcagcttatcaaaaaactaattttaccaaacagttttaagcataacagctcttcagatttcagctttgagcttatagcttttcagttttcagctacttttcagctttcagctaccttttcagctaggtttgccaaacatagtctaaataaaaagagataataccacaaatggtcctctgactattggggtagtactccttttagtactcgactttcaattcgaccacaaatggtcctctgactttcatttttgaccacaaatagtcctctgttaaaatttctgttaaatatgtgttaaatctaggggtaatatcgtcaaattgattaatattattatgattaattcttttttagaattatatgacaacataattaatttcaaacattaagttaataaatataaaaataaaatggacgtgagaacttatataaatgaacaaattaaataaaaatccatgattaatgttcgcaatttgtacttgattaattatattaattcaacggtagcagctttcagttatgtcccaaacaaaatgtttgatcgattaatgaaaagtgaaaattattaatcgaccatgtatgaacaaccatgaaaatgatgaaagcaagatttttttaaaaaaatcttccattttagtctgttggttaaattaaaatagatagctctaatattgaATCttaattttgtacgcataattacgagaataaagtgtattgtctttttatttatgagtatttatatttgttaattgtttcaattatgcttgttggtgaaaaattataaacatttttattttatgaacattatatatatcaatttgacgataatacccctagatttaacacctatttaacagaaattttaacaaaaggactatttgtggtcaaaaatgaaagtcagaggaccatttgtggtcgaattgaaagtcgaggactaaaagaagtactaccccaatagtcagaggaccatttgtgttATTAACTCAAATAAAAACTTCAATATCAACTTGCAATAGGAAATTTGGCAGAGATGGAGGCAGTCTATTTTACATGATTTATGATTATGACCaaggaaaatattaattttaattgtttagtTACGCAATATGATAGTCTTAAAAATGTTTCTTACCTCTAAATTATCATTCTATATTATTCACTCCcgagttaaaaattaaaaataaaataatttatattcatgGATCATCGATAAATTGGTTGGCCCCATCATGAATTAATAAACACTTTAAccatgtaataaaaaaaaatgacaagttAGGGTGAAAAATAAATAGTGGTAATTATGGGGTTTTTAACATGgtcatttttttgaaattatgaatataattatttttggaaCTTGTGGACAAATCTAAGTGGTTCGcatcatatgtgtgtgtgtgttttcatGTGAGAACACTTCTTCTTGTAAAACGTATGAACACATTTACACCCTCAACCCTTTTCATGCCgaccaatttttaaaaatttgattaaGTTGAACCGAGCGAGGGatagtaaaataatttttttttatcctgtcaaaaaaaaaagagaaatgtgCATTTGCTTGAAAGAGTTTATCAATAACAATTTTACGCCTTTGAGTTCGCATAGAGCCTTTGATTAAACCTTGCTTAAAATCAAGTTGGTGTGCATAAGGCATCAAAACAACCCCTTTCTCTCCATCCTCAATCTTTGGAAATCAAATTCTATGATCTTATCATTGTTAAGCTTTTAAGTTTGTAATGATTATAAAATGAGTCCgctcttaaattttttcaataattataaaattaaccttgtattttttttactaaaactcttAACAATTGATGAATATGTGAGATCAATCATTACTTTATTTAAGAAAATCATTTTCTCATTTGATCTTGTCCATATTTATATAATtcactagtttttcttatgcgcgatgcgcaaaaaatatgtgccaaatattagtattttgtattaaaattttaaatttatttaaattttaatatagtaaataataataataataataataataataataattatggataattagatatttatatttaaaaaaaataactaacctacaactctaatatttaatgtgtatatattattattattattgaagaagataagaaaatatatggtggatgcatgtgcatagtaacaatgcTGGAAAATATAACGGTAGgagtatatttgtccaaaatattatgtagtacaacttttataacataatgtacaaaaaaacttaacggaaaaaacggacataaatggggggtataaccttcattcacatttattatatttttagattagattagatatttaatattaaattattatatattacagtttatacctaatatatttttatatttacaatataatccAAGCATATATATCAATTCCCAAAATCCCCAATTTGGCAGCTCATTTATCTCTTATTCTCCTGCGGCTGGACTCTGGGATTTGCGACGAGCCGACGACTCCTTCGACACTTCGACCGGCGACGTGCGGCAGCGACAAAAACTTCCGTCGAGGCGGCGACCGGCCGACAGCGATAGGTATGTCTTCCAGTCTAGCAGTGGTATAGTTACGCTTGTAGCAGGTTGCGAGCCGGAGTgctgctactttttttttttttttttttaaataatttgtgtcAAATCTCTTATGAAATTTCTATTGTTAATGACAGGGAACTAAAACTAATTTGAAAATTGTTTGGAGAATGAAAGAAGAGACTATCTTAATGTGTTGCTCTATCGTTGTTGAATGACGAGTGGTCAATTCGCTCTGTGAACAGCCATATTAATCTCTGATAATCCGTTCCAAAAATATATCTAAAAGAAGCAGAAGTTTATCTCATGAATTCAATATCCTTTTCCGCATCTTTCCATCCTGTCACATCACCTGCTCATACACTCATACCAAATACCCGCTTACAATCATTTAATTGTTGTATTAGCCCTTACTCCCTTAAAATTCGTAAATGTCCCTCTCTCTCCCTTCAACTTCCAGTTGCTCGTCACAATTTTCGAACCTGTACTAGGGCTACAACTCCATCAAATGAGGGAACAGTTTCTGTAGTTAGCTTTGAGGATGTTATGGAGAAAGACTGGTCATTTCTTGATGCTAATAATGGACATTCGGATGAGGAGCATGAAGAAAagattaagaaaattataactGCTGGAGGGATTTCAGAGaattcaaaagttttaatttcaaTCAGTTCTGAAGAATTTGTGGATAGAGTGGTCGATTCATCGCCTTGCAAACAAATTCTTGTAGTTCATGACTCTCTCTTTGTGCTAGCATGCATCAAAGAGGCGTATGACACGGTTAAATGTTGGCAAGGGGAACTAATATATGTACCGGAGAAGTGGGCACCTTTCGATGTAGTGTTTCTCTACTTCCTTCCTGCCATGCCCTTTGAGCTTAGTCAAGTTCTAGAAGCACTCGGGAAGCGATGTATGCCAGGTATAATTCCTCAATCTTCCTCCATAATACTTTTACAAGGAAACAAAAATGTATGATTTGGTATTTGTCAGAATGAAAACCTAGACTTGcacacttattagtttttgCTTGAAAGATTTATAAATGATGATAATGCTGCAATTTTTCTTGTGTTAACAATTTCTGGTGCTGCTGAAAAATCCTTGTTTTCTGGTGTGTTAATGCATGCACTAGAGGAATCTATGAACTAAGATGCTCCATCCATTACAGAAGTAAATCCGAAAAGAACAGAAGGCATATAAGGAAGAAAATGTGCAATGCCATTCTAACAATATGCCTATGTAGGTGCGAGAATTGTGATCAGTCATCCCCAAGGCAGGAAAGTGCTTGAAGAACAGCGAAAGCAATACCCCGATGTAGTAGTGTCAAACTTGCCAGATATGACAACATTGCAGAACGTCGCTGTTGAGAATTCATTTGAAATTATGAGCTTTGTTGATGAGATGGGTTTGTACCTTGCCGTTTTGAAATTCAAGGGATGAACTTAGTTTGGAAGATTTACTGCTTAGAAGATTTAGCCTCTGCTAGATTTGTGTTTTAGCAATCCTTTATGAAGGGATTTTGTTATTGACCATTGTGATTTCCTTTATCAATTACTGTGTATGTTCATAGGTTAATGTATTCATAGAAATGATCGAATTGACCAATGGCCTTGCCTTCTTGTTATGGCGGTTGTAATTTGTAATGCCAGTCCATTTATGGGTCACTGATTCAACTACTAAAGTGTGGTGGTGAGTTTTATTGGGGGTTGAAGCAATGGACTATTCTAATGTGGCATTGCCAAATTCTTCCCAATGTAATCTTAATCTTCCTATCTTGAGGATGTGCCAAATTACTCGTTTGTTCTGTCTCAGTCACCTCTATGACCCtttttggtaacatagttagcttatcagtcaattttggcttatttgactattattaattgtttgacttggttaaacaatcaatataagtgtttgattagtTAACTTTttataacaacttattgctcacaacgctaaaattcaagaagttgttcaaagtaaaatttttaataagagttttgataaagtcattttgcatgtaattaactattaattaacAACCAATTTACCAAAACCTTTTTACAATTTAATGTAATCAACTAATCAAATCCACTAATTCAATTATCTaatagctatttaccaaacacgcCCAAAACATTTTCGTTCAAATATAGGCTAGCTGTACTTGTGATGGTTCCCAAGGATCCAATATGACCACTTAGGTGAGTTAGGTCTATGTTGCCATGATATGTTTCTTTCTAACACATATTCAGTCGTATCGGCATGGCCCCATTGATTTGTTTTCGTTATAGAAAGGCTATTCGCTCTTTGTGATGCAGCGGAACCATGGCAATTAGGATCTCAATACACAACAACACCTATGGTGCAAAGAATAATAGACTTATATCACGATATCTTTTTCTTATTCTGATTTTGGTTTTCGTATCATGAATCTTGGTTCGCACTTTATGGCATTTCCACTATAAAAAAATCCAATCCCACAAAGGATTGAGGACAAAACTCATTCAGCAATATTCTTTTGAAGGTAGGCATTTATCCAAGGCACTGATATTCTTACTCTCTCAATTACACCGTGTTTTAGGGAGTGTAATATCTTATTCTTCACATTATCTTATAATTATCTATTATGTAGTATTTAAAAGAGTGAACTCCATAAATTACAATTACTTTATTTAAGAGAATCAACATTAGAAATTTGAAACAAGACCGATCAAGTTGGTTGCTATTGTGAGCTTATTTCACTCctcactctaaaaaaaaatacaataattcaaGAATTCACTTTGGTGAAACAATTTACCAAACTAAAATACAATTaaccaaatttttattttatataatatatattataaaaatatctctctctctctctctcatacacacacacatatagagagagagatgatcaagtgacatcctttacccctcccaattaaaatcctATTCTATTCTCCTATATCCGCAATTCTTTtcctgtattattattattattattattattattattattattattgagatgaaggagattAACACCAATATTGCTACTTCTTTAGTTGTTCTTTAATGagatgctagatcatgattatgctaatagtttcattttaaaatgttaaattttaatatgttaacaaacatatttaaatttaaaattatttaaattttatgaagatgtcatttttagtctttttacatttattaatttatcaaaaaacaattcgtaccaaacacttttaagcataacaactctTTAGTTTTCAACTtctaacttatagcttttcaacttCCAGTTAAGTTTGTCAAACATAActttatggcaaaaacttgtgtgagaccgtctcaccatgagacgggtcgggtcaatatgcaaatgtaacacttatatgcacaaatgtcatacttatatgctcaaatgtaatactaatcatgaataaaatttttgttacttataagggtaaatgtaatacttttacgggaaaatacaatacttttacatttcgatttaaaagtattacatttttccacaaaagtattatatttgcccttataagtaaggggcacttgtcaacattacttattatgaaaaatgtattactttttctctaataagtaacaaaaattgtattattggttagtgttatatttgagcatataagtatgacatttgcacatataagtatgacatttgcatagtgtattgacccgacccgatccgtctcacgaataaggatccgtgagacggtctcacacaagtgtgaccctaactTTAttagggtgtattcaatcaagacttttaaagactttaaaATTTGGATGAtattcaatttaaacttttaaagactctttaaaagtctactagtattcgattcagacttttcaaaagtctttaaaagtatacGGGTATTCGTCCAGActtttatggcaaaaacttgtgtgacgGTCAAggtgcaaatgtaacacttatatgcttaaatgtcatacttagggtgcgtttggttcgcatatgggaatcggaatcgaaatgggtatcaaatacttggtaatggtaatgggttttggtgaaagtatttaacatgtttggtatgtttggtagttgggtggaatgggaatgattattaatagttggggaagaaaggagtaagggagatgaaacccttatttaataagggtatgggttttctcattaatgggatattccaaacccatagtagtattaacaaaacctatcaaccaaacacaagcaatcactttcatacccattccttatgcctaaacccacaaaccaaacacacccttatatgctcaaatgtaatactaatcaggaataaaatttttgttacttataagggcaaatgtaatacttttaagggaatatacaatacttttacatttcgatttaaaagtattacatttttcctcaaaagtattatatttgcccttataagtaaggggcacttgtcaacattagttattatgaaaaatgtattactttttctcttataagtagcaaaaattttatttttgattagtgttatatttgagcaaataagtatgatatttgcacatataagtatgacatttgcatgatgtattgacccgacccgacccgtctcacgaataaggatccgtgagacggtctcacacaagtgtgacccgaCTTTAATAGTCTTTACAAGTCCactggtattaaaaaaaacttataaactTTCATAGACTATATCGGAATAGGATTTCTGTAGAcgttttcttcattaatataaatagagaaTTCCAACCCTCCAACTccaaacttttcaattttgtctACGAACCTTTTTCCTCTATTTAAAGTCTAAACTAGacaaaattttcatcaatttatatcaaattttacaGTATGCTTCAAACATTTCATGAgtactcatatactttttatttttatctctttATTAATCTCATACCTATTTATTAgaaaaatcataacaaaaattattgtaaaaaaattattcccaAATTTGCTTGTTATGATTCGACATATTAGTAATTTCAAGTGTTGAGGTTgggcttttatttatttattttaaatattagtacTTATTGTATCTATAGGCGTGCATATATTGGTGAATAAACATGGTTTTCCCATGAGTTATAGGCACAACTGTGCCACAATGTTACCTGTTTTCATATAATCATAATTTTgtgaaaagtaaaataaaatgattcCACACACTCTTGATCGAAGATGGAGATtaagttaatacctccaatgatCTTTtgagtattaaaattttatcaattgggtttattttttaagaaaattataaataatgtattaataaaaattatgtaataTTTGTAAAAGGCCCTGTtcggtaaatggctgttggcttattgggttggctgtttgggttagaaggtatatttgttaataacactagtattttcgcccgtgcgttgcacggaatgaatttgttataatattttaagaatatttagatcaatatacagttatataaattataacatcgaatattatatagcgcaattgatgaaattggttggatcgattatgttttctgatgttttatttacttgaattagagcaaataattgtccaattacccgtgcgattcacggatagatttttgtattatttatttagataataaaattaaagatattaaaaaaatctaatattgaacatgtgcatttatttgattataagattagtgcaaaagtatcactcaattaattgaataatatatgacttgtttgtttacaattatcctaaaaagatcgatatttaatataacttaagtaattatattattacaaaaataaatatgaaaaaatgagaaataatttaactttaatattaatatattaattcttttttccgaatatttcatttccttttcccttcataaaaagaattaatattgatctccattcctttttaattcataattttttcccaatatttcatttgttggttactaattttttcatatgaaaagttgtgttatatttccagtgaaatattaatatatttctttcatttttcctaatatttcatttccttataaatatattcatttccattttccttcataaaaaattaatattcatttctatttttttccttcataattttttcctaatatttcatttggtggttactaatttgtttgtagagaaagttgcgttatattttcagtgaaatatttatatgttcatttcgtttttccaaatatttcatttccttttgaat
Coding sequences within it:
- the LOC116016111 gene encoding uncharacterized protein LOC116016111 — protein: MNSISFSASFHPVTSPAHTLIPNTRLQSFNCCISPYSLKIRKCPSLSLQLPVARHNFRTCTRATTPSNEGTVSVVSFEDVMEKDWSFLDANNGHSDEEHEEKIKKIITAGGISENSKVLISISSEEFVDRVVDSSPCKQILVVHDSLFVLACIKEAYDTVKCWQGELIYVPEKWAPFDVVFLYFLPAMPFELSQVLEALGKRCMPGARIVISHPQGRKVLEEQRKQYPDVVVSNLPDMTTLQNVAVENSFEIMSFVDEMGLYLAVLKFKG